The Mangrovivirga cuniculi genomic sequence GGATACAATGTGTTGCATCCTATGGGGTTTGACTCTTTTGGCTTACCTGCTGAGCAATATGCCATTCAAACCGGTCAGCACCCGGCAATCACTACTGCTAAAAACATCAAAAGATATAAAGAGCAGCTTGAAAATATAGGCTTTAGCTATGATATGTCCAGGGAAGTTCAAACCAGTTCTCCGGATTATTATAAATGGACACAATGGATCTTCATGCAATTATTCAATCATTACTATGATAATGATGAGGACAAAGCTGTTCCTGTAAGTGTTCTGGAAGAAAAATTATTGCAATCAGGTTCGGCGGGAGTTAATGCTACCTGTGATGAAGATACCCCTCATATTTCTGCTGAGGAATGGCAGAAGATGGATGAAGCAGAGCAGCAGAAATATCTTTTGCATTACCGATTAACCTTTCTTTCTGATGCTGTGGTAAACTGGTGTCCGGGTCTGGGAACAGTTCTTGCCAATGATGAGGTTAAAGACGGTGTTTCCGAAAGAGGTGGCTTCCCTGTCGAAAGAAAAAAAATGCAGCAGTGGAGTATGCGTATCACTGCTTATGCAGATAGATTGCTAAATGGTCTTGAAACTATCGACTGGCCAGAGGCTGTGAAGGAAATGCAGAAGAACTGGATCGGTAAAAGTATCGGTGCCCAGGTATCTTTTGACCTTGAAAAATCTGATCATGAAATAAAAGTTTTTACTACCCGTGTTGATACCATCTATGGTGTTACATTTCTAGTGCTCGCTCCGGAAAGTGAGATCATCGATGATATCGTGACTGATGATCAAAAGGAAGAAGTTTCCAGCTATGTTGAGGAAGCTAAGAACCGATCTGAGAGAGAACGAATGTCTGATGTGAAGAACATCTCCGGAGTTTTCACAGGAGCTTACGCCTTACATCCTTTTACCGGCGAAAAAGTTCCGGTATGGATTGCTGACTATGTATTAGGCGGCTATGGTACAGGGGCAGTAATGGCGGTACCTTCAGGTGACCAGCGCGATTATGAATTTGCTAATCATTTTGATCTCCCTATAGTTAAGATAATTGATTCCCAGGATATTTCTGAAACTGCTGATGCAACTAAAGAAGGGAAGATGGTCAACTCAGGCTTCCTGGATGGACTTTCAGTGCCAGAGGCAACTAAAAAGGCAATAGAAGTACTTGAGGATAAAGGAAAAGGCTTTGCAAAGGTAAATTACCGTATGCGTGATGCTGTATTCAGCAGACAGCGATACTGGGGAGAACCAATACCTGTATATTTTAAGGATGACATTCCTTACCTAATCGATGAAAGTGAACTTCCGTTAGAACTTCCGGAAGTAGATAAATACTTACCGACTGAAGATGGAGAACCACCTCTGGCGAGAGCTGAAGACTGGAAAACTCCTGAAGGATACGAGTATGAAAAAAGTACTATGCCCGGTTGGGCAGGTTCAAGCTGGTATTTATTCAGATATATGGATCCTAAAAACGAGGATGCCCTGGCTGATAAAGAAAAGCTTAAATACTGGGAAAACGTAGATCTTTACATCGGAGGTTCAGAACATGCAACCGGCCATTTATTATACAGCCGATTCTGGACTAAATTCCTGAAAGACATTGGATACTTAACTGTTGAAGAGCCATTTAAGAAGCTAATCAACCAGGGAATGATCCAGGGAAGATCTAATTTTGTGTATAGAGTAAAAGATTCAAATAAGTTCGTTTCTCTAAACCTAAAAGACGAATATGATGTAGCAGCTATGCACGTTGATGTGTCTTTAGTTCACGGAAACGATGAATTAGACATCGAAGCTTTTAAGAAGTGGAGACCGGATCTTGCTGGTGCAGAATTTATCCTGGAAGACGGTAAGTACATCTGTGGATGGGAAGTAGAAAAAATGTCAAAGAGTAAGTACAATGTTGTAAACCCTGATGATATCATCGAGCAATATGGTGCTGATACGCTTAGAATGTATGAGATGTTCCTTGGACCACTTGAGCAATTCAAACCATGGAATACTCATGGTATTGATGGTGTGGCTAAATTCTTAAGGAAATTCTGGAGGCTATATTTTAATGATGAAGGTGAGCTAATTGTCACTGATGACACTGCCGACAAAAAGGCGCTCAAAGTAACTCACGGTACTATTAAAAAGACTATTGAGGATATCGAAAGACTTTCATTCAATACAGTAGTAAGTGCCTTTATGATCTGCGCTAATGAGTTAACAAGCATGAAGTGTCACAGCAGGGAGGCACTTGAGCCTTTAGTTGTTGCATTATCTCCATTTGCTCCTCACATCTGTGAAGAAATATGGGCAGGATTAGGACATAAAGAAAGTGTTACAAAAGCTGAATTCCCTTCATACATTGAAAGCTACCTGGTTGAAGACAGTCACGAGTATCCGATCATGGTCAATGGTAAAATGAGAACAAAGATTTCATTTTCGCTTGACACACCAGTTCCGGAAATGGAGGCGACAGTTAAAGCAAATGACATTGTTCAGAAATGGCTTGACGGAAAGGATCCCAAAAAGATCATCGTTGTGCCGAAGAAGATCATCAACGTAGTAGTTTAAAGCAAAGCTGAATTAATCTATGACTAGTCCTGAATAAACGTTACAGTTTTTACAAGGATAAATAATTAAGTAGCATCGCACAATTTTGCGGTGCTATTTTTTTTATAGGTTCTTATTTTAATTTTTTCTTGTCCATGCATAAATTCTGGAGTCTTCATATAGCAGCTGTAATGAGGACGTTCTCTGTTATAAATATCAATAGATTGTTTGATCAATTTATTCATTAGAACTATATCATTTACCAGTATGCCCTTAATAAATTCTTGCTTTAAAATACCATTCACTCGTTCTGCAATAGCATTTTGGTAGGGATCATACTTTTCTGTCATACTACACAACAGATTACCTTTATCAAGTTCCTTTTGGTAATC encodes the following:
- the leuS gene encoding leucine--tRNA ligase is translated as MPQYDHKAIEARWKKFWKENKTYQVTEDTSKPKFYALDMFPYPSGAGLHVGHPLGYIASDIVARYKRNKGYNVLHPMGFDSFGLPAEQYAIQTGQHPAITTAKNIKRYKEQLENIGFSYDMSREVQTSSPDYYKWTQWIFMQLFNHYYDNDEDKAVPVSVLEEKLLQSGSAGVNATCDEDTPHISAEEWQKMDEAEQQKYLLHYRLTFLSDAVVNWCPGLGTVLANDEVKDGVSERGGFPVERKKMQQWSMRITAYADRLLNGLETIDWPEAVKEMQKNWIGKSIGAQVSFDLEKSDHEIKVFTTRVDTIYGVTFLVLAPESEIIDDIVTDDQKEEVSSYVEEAKNRSERERMSDVKNISGVFTGAYALHPFTGEKVPVWIADYVLGGYGTGAVMAVPSGDQRDYEFANHFDLPIVKIIDSQDISETADATKEGKMVNSGFLDGLSVPEATKKAIEVLEDKGKGFAKVNYRMRDAVFSRQRYWGEPIPVYFKDDIPYLIDESELPLELPEVDKYLPTEDGEPPLARAEDWKTPEGYEYEKSTMPGWAGSSWYLFRYMDPKNEDALADKEKLKYWENVDLYIGGSEHATGHLLYSRFWTKFLKDIGYLTVEEPFKKLINQGMIQGRSNFVYRVKDSNKFVSLNLKDEYDVAAMHVDVSLVHGNDELDIEAFKKWRPDLAGAEFILEDGKYICGWEVEKMSKSKYNVVNPDDIIEQYGADTLRMYEMFLGPLEQFKPWNTHGIDGVAKFLRKFWRLYFNDEGELIVTDDTADKKALKVTHGTIKKTIEDIERLSFNTVVSAFMICANELTSMKCHSREALEPLVVALSPFAPHICEEIWAGLGHKESVTKAEFPSYIESYLVEDSHEYPIMVNGKMRTKISFSLDTPVPEMEATVKANDIVQKWLDGKDPKKIIVVPKKIINVVV